From a region of the Solanum stenotomum isolate F172 chromosome 2, ASM1918654v1, whole genome shotgun sequence genome:
- the LOC125856065 gene encoding uncharacterized protein LOC125856065: MVKFHIRIILMFGLPVTSADSKKKKYRDSNSDKPYRKNRCRYRSKEERYARKAFRKSNRFTKNRSKRDLAKIKCYRCGNFGHIPPNCKLEKLKSLELDEGVNDKIYSLLYTSGSESDYYSDSEEEIDLLDIADSNQHDKTNTCNTYHDDICSCENDEF, from the exons ATGGTGAAATTCCATATAAGGATTATACTTATG TTCGGTTTACCTGTTACTTCTGCTGatagcaagaagaagaaatatagGGATTCTAACTCTGATAAACCTTATAGGAAAAATAGGTGTAGATATAGATCTAAGGAAGAGCGCTACGCTAGAAAAGCTTTTCGTAAGTCTAATAGATTTACCAAAAATAGGTCTAAGCGTGATCTCGCTAAAATTAAGTGCTATAGATGTGGAAATTTTGGTCACATACCACCAAATTGTAAGCTTGAAAAGTTGAAATCCTTAGAACTTGATGAAGGAGTTAATGATAAGATTTATAGTTTGTTATATACTTCTGGTTCTGAGTCTGATTATTATTCTGATTCtgaagaagaaattgatttgCTTGATATAGCTGACAGTAATCAGCATGATAAAACGAATACTTGCAATACCTATCATGATGATATATGTTCTtgtgaaaatgatgaattttaa